From the Oleiphilus messinensis genome, one window contains:
- a CDS encoding sugar transferase, with the protein MTRLLDITLACLALILFAPIMVLIILVLRFSGEGEIFFVQDRVGKQGNMFKLLKFATMLKNSPNMGTGTVTLQNDPRILPVGQFLRRSKLNELPQLWNILVGDMSVVGPRPQSKRCFDVFPESTRRSIVKVRPGLSGIGSILFSDEERLLAGERSEDFYDTVIAPYKGAVEEWYIVNQSLRIYILIIVATLLVFIIPSKRFVWRVFPDLPKPPVELQFAFN; encoded by the coding sequence ATGACTCGATTGCTCGATATAACTTTGGCCTGTTTAGCTTTGATACTGTTCGCACCTATTATGGTCCTGATCATTTTGGTGCTGCGTTTTAGTGGTGAGGGCGAAATCTTCTTTGTGCAGGATCGGGTTGGAAAGCAGGGAAACATGTTCAAATTGCTGAAATTTGCGACCATGTTAAAAAACAGTCCAAATATGGGTACTGGTACCGTCACCTTGCAGAACGACCCCCGTATTCTTCCCGTAGGACAATTTCTTCGAAGGAGTAAGTTAAATGAATTACCCCAACTTTGGAATATTCTGGTTGGGGATATGAGCGTAGTCGGACCGCGGCCTCAATCAAAACGGTGTTTTGATGTATTCCCGGAGTCGACGAGGCGTTCAATTGTCAAAGTCAGACCCGGTCTGTCTGGGATCGGATCCATTTTATTTTCTGATGAAGAACGATTGTTGGCAGGAGAACGGTCAGAAGACTTCTATGATACTGTTATCGCGCCTTACAAAGGTGCGGTGGAAGAATGGTATATTGTAAATCAATCACTCCGAATCTATATATTGATCATTGTGGCAACGCTTTTGGTATTCATAATACCTTCAAAGCGATTTGTTTGGCGTGTATTCCCCGATCTTCCTAAGCCCCCTGTAGAGCTGCAATTTGCCTTTAATTGA
- a CDS encoding UDP-N-acetylglucosamine 4,6-dehydratase codes for MDVLSLVGRTQPLFVSDIASHEAILKSRVEQGRFLVIGGAGTIGQAVSREIFKRNPKALHVVDINENNMVELVRDIRSTLGYIQGEFATFVLDVGERSFQTFLEREQQYDYVLNLSALKHVRSEKDPFTLMRMLDVNVLNTAQLLQHPVVQNARKYFSVSTDKAADPVNMMGASKRIMEMFMLGVSPTLPVSMARFANVAFSDGSLLHGFNQRFLKHQPISAPHDVRRYFITPEESGQLCLLSCLLGENRDNFFPKLTDELKLTRFSDIAERYLISLGYEPVHCQSEDEARERAGELISDKKWPCYFFASDTTGEKDFEVFYTDEEDVDDNRFADIGVIRNSPMVNLEALNQFIRDVESIKAGSTWTKADIVDAFDRVLPSFAHQEKGKYLDGRM; via the coding sequence TTGGACGTATTGTCGCTCGTAGGTAGAACCCAACCGCTATTCGTATCAGATATTGCAAGCCATGAAGCAATATTAAAAAGCCGAGTTGAGCAGGGGCGGTTTTTGGTTATAGGTGGTGCTGGTACGATTGGTCAGGCGGTGTCCCGGGAGATATTCAAGCGTAATCCTAAAGCGTTGCATGTGGTGGACATTAATGAAAATAACATGGTGGAACTGGTCCGAGATATTCGCAGTACGTTGGGTTATATTCAGGGAGAGTTTGCCACATTTGTCCTTGATGTTGGAGAGCGCTCATTTCAAACATTTCTGGAGCGTGAGCAACAATACGACTACGTACTGAATCTTTCGGCTTTAAAGCATGTACGTAGCGAAAAAGATCCGTTCACATTGATGCGTATGTTGGATGTGAATGTATTAAACACAGCTCAGTTGCTACAACACCCTGTGGTTCAAAACGCACGGAAATACTTCAGTGTATCGACCGATAAAGCGGCGGATCCTGTGAATATGATGGGGGCGAGCAAGCGTATTATGGAAATGTTTATGCTTGGTGTGAGTCCAACACTGCCAGTATCCATGGCCCGCTTTGCTAATGTTGCATTCTCTGATGGCTCACTGCTACATGGCTTTAATCAACGTTTTTTGAAACATCAACCAATATCAGCGCCCCACGACGTACGTCGTTACTTTATTACTCCGGAAGAGTCGGGTCAGTTGTGTTTGTTGTCATGTCTCTTGGGTGAAAACAGAGACAATTTTTTCCCAAAATTAACTGATGAATTGAAGTTGACGAGATTTTCCGATATTGCCGAGCGGTATCTTATTAGTCTCGGTTATGAACCAGTACACTGCCAATCGGAAGATGAAGCTCGGGAGCGTGCAGGTGAGTTGATCTCAGACAAAAAATGGCCCTGTTATTTTTTTGCAAGTGATACAACGGGTGAGAAAGACTTTGAGGTTTTCTATACCGATGAAGAAGATGTTGATGACAATCGCTTTGCCGATATTGGTGTAATCCGTAATTCGCCCATGGTGAACCTTGAAGCGCTAAACCAGTTTATTCGTGATGTCGAATCCATAAAGGCCGGCTCTACTTGGACTAAAGCAGATATAGTTGATGCATTTGATCGGGTACTACCCAGTTTTGCTCATCAGGAGAAGGGTAAGTATCTGGATGGTAGGATGTAA